The Euphorbia lathyris chromosome 4, ddEupLath1.1, whole genome shotgun sequence genomic interval ttctgtatttgccaCACAAAAGCCGAACCCAAAGGGCAgacggggattgccacattctccacagaagcttcattaacaggactttattattgtccctgGCTTGTCTAATCTCTAAACCTCCGATATTCTTAGGTTGGCAAACTTCCTTCCACGGAACCAGATGAACTTTCCTCCCCTCTTCAGAGTTCCCCCACAGAAATCGACGATTGATTTTGTCAAGGCCATTAAGAACTGGCTCCGGCAGCTTACAAGCTTGCATTAAGTGATTGGGCGCCGCACAGTTCACCGATTGGATCAAAGAAAGGCGGCCAGCAAGGGAGAGGGTATTCGCTTTCCAATTCGCACATTTACTATTGGTTTTATCGAAGATCTCTTTAAAGGAAGCTTTCgaaactctatcactatggagaggaacccCCAGATAGTTGCCAAAAGCCTTTGTGAGAGGGATACCAGAGATCTCACTCAACTTCTTGCAGACCCTTTGGTCCATATTATTAGAGCATAACATCCTAGATTTTTGGATGTTAAGCTTTTGACCAGAAGCAGAACAAAAATTATTCAGTATATTCATaatcacaccaatttgctcctcattcccttcaaCAAAGATCATtacatcatcagcaaaaaacAAATGAGTGATCGGGGGGCAGAATTTATTAATGGACATAGGATGAAGCCTCCCAGCGCTCACAGCATCTTGGATAAGATGAGttagcctctccatagcaataacaaataagaacgggctcatagggtccccttgacggataccccgggaAGGAGTAAACTCCTCAGACAAATCTCCATTAATCACAACTTGGAAGACCGAGGAAGAGATACAAGCCTCAATTAAATTCCTCCAACTATCTGGTATCCCAGCTTTCTCCAAGCTATCAATAAGAAATCTCCAATTAATCCGATCATAGGCTTTTTCAAGATCCAGTTTCAGGGCCACAATACCACGCTTCCCCTTTTTGACCTTCATTGAATGGACCATCTCTTGAGCGATAACAATATTGTCCATCATCTATCTCCTAGGAACAAAACtaccttgattctggctaatgATCTCAGGAAAAATACACCgaagtctattagccacaattttggtaACTACCTTATAAATCACATTGCAAAGACTAATCGGTCTCATCTGTAAGAAAGAGGAAGGCTTCTCAACTTTAGGAATCAGGACCAGAAGAGTTTTGTTCACAAGCCTAATATCCTCAGTCCCTTCAAAAGCCCCTTTAATAAAACTGAACATTCTCTCCTTCACAGTTTCCCAATGCCTATGGTAAAAGCCAATCGGGAGCCCATCaaccccaggagctttagtagcacCAATGCTAAAAACAGCCTGGCCAATCTCATTCTGATCAATAGGGTGAAAAGCTTCAGAAACCTTATCCTCAGAAACCGAAGGAAATGTAGACCTAGCAAGAGCTCTCTCCAAATCCACCAGGTCTTCTTTGAATAAGTCTTTATAAAACTTGAGAGCCAGGAGACGGATTTcttcatcttcataaacccaattgCCATTAGGATCTTTGATAGCCTCAATCCGATTCCTCTGTCTCCTGATAACAGTAGAAAGATGGAAATACCTAGTGTTACGATCACCATCTTTttatatatgcatatatattttatttataaaataaaaaatatattagtttaaagttaaaaattttatttttaattgcaaaatttgattttattattaaaaaaattaaaaattaatttataggggctaaattttaattttaattttaatttataaaatttaggtAGTTAATCAAATTATTCCGGCCGTAACATATTAACCCAAATTCTTGGGTTTAAAGTATTATTTCACCTCTCGACTTATAAAAACTATGCATTTGCTCCCCTAGCTTATTATTTTACAAACATTGACCTTCCGACCTATATCAATCAACCACATTTAAtttctaaacttaatatttggTGTCTGAAGTATAGCAATCAACCATATTTGTTCAAAATTTAGACAAAAGTTATCGCATTGTAAGGAGATCCGTTAAATCAcacattttattattaattgggTGAAGAAGAATTGATATTCTCCAAAACAGATAAACAAAGTgattttcaaatataaaatattagtatATGAAATTAATGCAACTAAGTAAATTGGCGAAATAGTATACCTGTAATTATGCTGCGATCATAGTTGTGATAATCAGATTGGATCGGTCGGTTCAATCGGGTTCGACCGGAACCAGTCACATTTCTGGTTCAGAAGTTGTTAAATAACCATACCATAGAAGGCCAGAACCATCTAACTCGGTTGGTTGAACCGCGACCCGTCTGAATCAGTCGCGGTTAACCGGACTGGTCGGGTTGCATCTtacaatatagatatataatcattataaaaaaagtaaatatttggaatatttaataattttttcatatttctataaatactataattattttatcatttcaaTACTCATAATGtttgattaatatttaaatattttataaaataaaaatttaaaaatctaataaattatataataactatataaatataatatttatatgttatgttaataataatagtaattatttagttttaaaaaaatatgtattatatattttttattctttatatatatgaatttttttattacatttttaattcattattggatttataaatttgatatttttaattttatttatataattttttaacatttttataaGTTGAAATGtggataaaatattttttttcacattattttttttaacctcgGTTGAACCCCGATTAAACCTCTAAACCCTGACCCTTTATCTTTTCCGGTTCTTTGACCGGTCCGATTTTGATAACCATGGTTACGATTCACAAAATAGAATATAAATATCTAACAAATCTCTTTATATACATACTAATTCCGTATAAATTATACCAAAATTTATTGATTCTATAATCAGGAGGGTAGTGTAACAAACATTTCTTTTAGGTGAGGCTAAATAGTGTTTTAAGCTCAAAACTCTTCACATGGAGAAGAAGTATATGAATATGACCTGAAATCATCATCTACTAATTTTTCGATACAAAATTTTGTACAGTATTCCGGTAGCAATACACCCAACCAATAAAAACCGTTTTGCATATTGAGATGATCGgtgtaaagaaaaaaaatgtatacATTCGTAGATATTACTTCCGGAGTATCCTAAAATTTTGCGATGGTACACTTTGCGGAGTGTaacccatctctcgcataagaGGTAAAAGCTTATCGTTAAGCAAACCATAAATTTCCTGAATTTGAGGATGAGATCTATCCCCAACAAGAAAAACATGGTTCTTCCCTTTTACTTCTACTTGACTAAAACCAGGTTCTTTCTTAACATTCCtttccttcatcttcttcctcactTTAGCAAATTCATTCCAATTCCCACATGACGCATACACATTCGCCAACAGAACGTAACTCCCCGAATTCGTCGGTTCTCGCTCGATCAACTCCTTACCAATCTCATTTGCTACTCTATCATCTCTATGCAATCTGCAAGCTCCCAATAATGCCCCGAGAACAGCGCCATCGCGCTCGTGTGGAGGCATTCGTGACACCACTTTCATCGCCTTGTTCACTTGCCCTGCTCGGCCTAGAATGTCGACGAGGCATGAGTAGTGTTCAGCTCTTGGCTCTAAACCATAGGCAGACCTCATCGAATCAAAAAAGTTTTCGCCTTTCTTGACAAGGCCTGCGTGACTGCAAGCTGTTAAGATTCCTACGAATGTAATCTCATCCGGGTTGGCTCCAGAACGTAGCATCCGTGCGAATACTTGCAATGCATGATAAGCACATCCGTGATTTGAGTACGCTAATATCATTGCGGTCCATGACACTGTGTCCTTCGCCTCAAGCTGATCAAAAACATATCTAGCTGATTGAACATCCCCACATTTTGAATACATAGTTACCATAGAGTTCACGAGCGACGTATCGTGATCAAAATCAAACCCAAGACGGATAGCTAGGCTATGAGTTTGCTCGAGCTCGACTATACTCTCACAAGCAGTCAATATGGTAGTTATAGTAGTCTCATTAGGCTTCAAACCCGAACGAAACATAAGGATCATGTGCTTTAACGCATCACGTTCCAACCCATTTCTCGAATATCCATCGATCATCGCGTTCCAACTCACCAAATTCTTCTCCGGGATCAAATTGAAAAGCTCACTAGCTTCAACCATGGAGCCTTGATCAGCGTAAGCAGAGATCATCGCGTTCCACGCAGCTATATCCTTTTTCGGTGGCATCCGATCAAAATACATCCTCGCTTGTGTAACCATCCCATTCTGTGCTAAACCAGTGACCATTGTTGTCCATGAAACTGCATTTCTATGAGGCATTGAATTAAACAAATCCACAGCTTCATTCAACCTATTCCCCTTCATACAACCCGAAATCATAATGTTCCACGAATACAAATTCCGTTGGGGCATTCGCGAAAAAACCCTAAATGCTTCATCaatttgatcattatcaatgtaaGATTTCACCATCACAGTCCAAGCAATGATGTTTTTCTCCGGCATCCGATGGAAAAATTCACCGGCGTTATCAATCCGACCATTTTGAGCACAGCCTGAAACCACAGTAGTCCATGAAACCACATTCTTCTCCGGCATTTGATTGAAAATCCGAAGAGCTTCATCAACATCCCCAATTTTAAAATATCCTGAAACCAAACTAGTCCAAGAGAACACATTTCTCTTtgacattttatcaaacacttcaCGAGCTTTATCAATCTTACCAGCCTTAACATACCCACTAACCATTGCAGATTCAGCAATGACATTACTTTCTGGAATTTCCCCAAAGAGTCTCTCAGCTTGAGGAAGATCATTGTTTTTCAAATAAACAGTGATCATTGAAGCATAAGAAACGATGTCTCGTTGAGGCATTTCATCGAACACCTTCCTTGCTTCATTTAGTTTCCCTTGACGGCCTAAATTACTTATCCTTATGTTGCATTCGTATGTATCCGGAAATGTTAGGCGCAGCTTCGAATTGCCGGCGATAGAAAGAGGAATACGGCCGGTGGAATTTGTCGGATTCCGTTTCGCTAAAGAAGAAAAGGTGTTCAAGTGGCCATGGCGGAAAAATTCGTTGCGGAGCTTCAATACTCGATGACAGAAACGAAAGCAAGAGatcatgatgatgatgatgaaaatAATGGCGGCCCAAATCCATTATTCAATCATTAACAACAATTATAAGAACAATTATCAAAAGGAATAATTGTTAACACAGACAGCCGAAGGTTTCAAACATGAAGGCTGAATTTGTTTTGTCTCTTCAAAaatatttctcttattttttaattctaaaatttaaattttattgtaaCGTTTTAGGAtgaggtgcaaaaataccctttacGTTTATatctatgagcaattttactacTAATGtttggtgcaattttatccttaacgttggtaaccaagagcaattttatccctaacgtttacaAGTTGGATcgattggagaaattattcatcaaattgtcttctcgatcatgaatcttatcatctacacttcacatgttgCACATTTTTTCACTCGTTAGTagcagatcacaaacatataattaaacgtggaaatttaaaaaaaataaaaaatatattgtattttgtgcgacttggacaaaaaaaaaccaaacatttcaccaaatttaaaaatattaatctccaattctattattaaatcacaaaaaatatttaGAGTCAATTTacgtgcaattggtgcaaaataaggaacaaaataactgtgttttataatattgtctgaaattgacccaacttggcaacgttagagtaaaattgctcttagatgTCAActttagaagtaaaattgcactattttagacgttacgAGTTAAATTGCTCCTACCTAAAAGATTTTGAGAATATAAAACCTGTTGAAACAAGAGTTGTACAATCACAGAGGGATAGGGATTAAGAAATCCTATCAACCCACAATTGCAACTCTAACCGTCCCTCGCAAACTGAGGATGAGGGCAAAGTTTTAGACGATCTCGGAGAATGTAAAATGCACACTTAATAAAGGCTTGGTTAGAATATCAGGAACATGATCCTCACTTGGAATCAATCGT includes:
- the LOC136225594 gene encoding pentatricopeptide repeat-containing protein At1g09410, mitochondrial-like — protein: MISCFRFCHRVLKLRNEFFRHGHLNTFSSLAKRNPTNSTGRIPLSIAGNSKLRLTFPDTYECNIRISNLGRQGKLNEARKVFDEMPQRDIVSYASMITVYLKNNDLPQAERLFGEIPESNVIAESAMVSGYVKAGKIDKAREVFDKMSKRNVFSWTSLVSGYFKIGDVDEALRIFNQMPEKNVVSWTTVVSGCAQNGRIDNAGEFFHRMPEKNIIAWTVMVKSYIDNDQIDEAFRVFSRMPQRNLYSWNIMISGCMKGNRLNEAVDLFNSMPHRNAVSWTTMVTGLAQNGMVTQARMYFDRMPPKKDIAAWNAMISAYADQGSMVEASELFNLIPEKNLVSWNAMIDGYSRNGLERDALKHMILMFRSGLKPNETTITTILTACESIVELEQTHSLAIRLGFDFDHDTSLVNSMVTMYSKCGDVQSARYVFDQLEAKDTVSWTAMILAYSNHGCAYHALQVFARMLRSGANPDEITFVGILTACSHAGLVKKGENFFDSMRSAYGLEPRAEHYSCLVDILGRAGQVNKAMKVVSRMPPHERDGAVLGALLGACRLHRDDRVANEIGKELIEREPTNSGSYVLLANVYASCGNWNEFAKVRKKMKERNVKKEPGFSQVEVKGKNHVFLVGDRSHPQIQEIYGLLNDKLLPLMREMGYTPQSVPSQNFRILRK